A portion of the Hoplias malabaricus isolate fHopMal1 chromosome 1, fHopMal1.hap1, whole genome shotgun sequence genome contains these proteins:
- the pole2 gene encoding DNA polymerase epsilon subunit 2: MNRIRSLLLNRAAIRSSFKRKLSNEGVEVNFSANSRNMDARRLKTKLSAAFKMRGLMLRPEASRYLMEVLEPVSEMELDDVIERILDAVEKQPLSSSMIELSVAETAVQDCSQSCDETIDNVFNIVGAFDVPRYIYSTERKKFLPISMTNHPAPGLCGKARDKAELFRERYTILEQRTHRHELFTPPVIGSAPDEGRNKFQLKTVEALLGSTAKLGEIIVLGMITQIKEGKFFLEDLTGSVQLNISKAQFHSGLYTESCFVLAEGWYEDSVFHVNAFGFPPIEPSATTRAYYGNVNFFGGPSATAVKASAKLKQLEEENEDAMFVIVSDLWLDSVEVLEKLQTMFSGYSAIPPTCFIFCGNFSSAPYGKNQVKSLKESLKTLAELICEHPTIQKSSRFVFVPGPEDPGPSTILPRPPLAEYITEDFRQLVPFSVFTTNPCRIQYCSQEIVVIREDLVNKMCRNCVRLPSSNLDIPNHFVKTILSQCHLTPLPLYVSPVYWAYDYSLRVYPVPDAIIFADKYDPFSISNSDCLCINPGSFPRSGFSFKVYYPSNRTVEDSKLEGLGS, translated from the exons ATGAATCGGATTCGGAGTCTACTCTTGAATCGTGCAGCCATACGGAGCAGTTTTAAGCGGAAGTTGTCGAACGAAGGCGTGGAAGTGAATTTTAGCGCCAACTCAAGAAACATGGACGCGCGGCGCCTGAAAACAAAACTCTCTGCTGCTTTCAAGATGCGCGGTTTAATGCTTCGAcc TGAAGCCAGTAGATATCTTATGGAGGTTTTGGAGCCTGTCAGTGAAATGGAACTGGATGATGTCATTGAGCGGATCTTGGATGCAGTTGAAAAGCAACCTT TGTCCTCTAGCATGATCGAATTATCTGTAGCCGAGACAGCCGTTCAAGACTGCAGTCAGTCTTGTGATGAAACCAT AGACAATGTTTTTAACATTGTTGGAGCTTTTGATGTGCCAAGATATATCTACAGCACAGAAAGGAAAAAATTTTTGCC CATTAGCATGACCAACCATCCTGCACCTGGTTTATGTGGAAAAGCTAGAGACAAGGCGGAACTCTTTCGGGAACGCTACACCATCTTAGAACAG CGAACACACAGGCACGAACTTTTCACTCCTCCTGTGATTGGTTCTGCTCCAGATGAAGGGAGGAATAAATTCCAG CTGAAAACCGTGGAGGCCCTTTTAGGAAGCACTGCCAAACTGGGTGAAATTATTGTCCTAGGCATGATCACCCAAATTAAAGAG GGCAAATTTTTCCTTGAAGACCTCACCGGATCTGTGCAGCTGAATATTTCCAAGGC CCAGTTCCACAGTGGACTTTACACAGAATCATGCTTTGTCTTAGCTgagg GCTGGTATGAGGACTCTGTCTTCCATGTAAATGCCTTTGGGTTCCCTCCAATTGAGCCCTCAGCTACTACCAG GGCATATTATGGCAATGTGAACTTCTTTGGTGGTCCGTCTGCCACTGCGGTCAAGGCCTCTGCCAAGCTGaagcagctggaggaggagaACGAGGATGCTATGTTTGTCATCGTTTCTGATTTGTGGCTTGACAGTGTGGAGGTCCTGGAAAAGCTCCAGACGATGTTTTCAG GCTATTCAGCAATTCCTCCAACATGCTTCATATTCTGTGGGAACTTTTCTTCTGCCCCTTATGGCAAAAATCAGGTCAAGTCACTTAAAG AGTCTTTGAAAACCTTAGCTGAGTTGATTTGCGAACATCCTACGATCCAAAAAAG TAGCCGCTTTGTGTTTGTTCCTGGTCCTGAGGACCCTGGACCCAGCACAATCCTACCCAG ACCTCCCTTGGCTGAATACATCACAGAGGACTTTAGACAGCTTGTCCCATTCTCTGTGTTCACGACCAACCCATGCAG GATACAATACTGCAGTCAGGAGATCGTCGTCATCCGAGAAGACTTGGTGAACAAGATGTGTAGGAACTGTGTAAGACTCCCCAGCAGCAATCTTGACATCCCAAACCAT tttgtgaAGACTATTTTGTCTCAGTGCCATCTGACTCCACTGCCCCTTTATGTCAGTCCAGTGTACTGGGCATATGACTACAGCCTAAGGGTCTATCCTGTACCTGATGCCATCATTTTTGCTGATAAATATGACCCTTTCAGCATCTCTAACTCAGACTGCCTCTGCATCAACCCG GGCTCTTTTCCAAGGAGTGGCTTTTCTTTTAAGGTGTACTACCCATCAAACAGAACAGTGGAGGACAG caaattgGAAGGCCTTGGAAGCTGA
- the LOC136664777 gene encoding TMF-regulated nuclear protein 1-like: protein MKKHQLEGPDRIDGPSFSTSTPLCSEATPPSSPVLATSSSAPKRRSISMGDFQRLPAGSEPPSGPSTAPSSKLVTPSSSMEFEAARRRLLEVEERRLVIREMERRLEELKEMFVRSERQAAEHGELLTRIATSVQQGELGVAENGQRLKKGLRLKRHRPAIVFTSMLGLRTCLPWPVKLK, encoded by the coding sequence ATGAAGAAGCATCAGCTGGAGGGTCCAGATCGCATAGATGGACCCTCTTTTTCCACATCTACACCCCTGTGTTCTGAAGCCACACCTCCTTCGTCACCTGTGTTGGCAACTTCCTCTTCAGCCCCCAAACGGAGGTCCATCTCTATGGGAGATTTTCAGCGTCTTCCAGCTGGATCTGAGCCCCCTTCTGGACCGTCCACTGCCCCATCCTCCAAGCTGGTGACACCCAGCTCGAGTATGGAGTTTGAGGCCGCTCGCCGGCGCCTCCTGGAGGTGGAGGAGCGCCGGCTTGTGATCCGAGAGATGGAACGGCGTCTGGAGGAACTGAAAGAGATGTTTGTTCGTTCTGAGCGGCAGGCAGCTGAGCATGGGGAACTGCTCACCCGCATTGCCACCTCCGTGCAACAAGGGGAGCTCGGTGTCGCTGAGAACGGACAGAGGCTTAAAAAGGGGCTACGCCTCAAACGACATCGACCTGCCATCGTCTTCACCTCCATGCTGGGCCTTAGGACCTGCCTCCCGTGGCCTGTCAAACTCAAATAG